The sequence TAATATAAATTAGGACAAGAAACATTCTGAAATTGCAAACTTTTATTCAATGAATGAAGTTTAATACAAGAGGGGTGGCTTAGTCTATAGTGCCATATAGTGTCATTTGTAATTTTTGAATTAGAAATTAAACAGGAAACAAAAGGATTGCTTTTTTGTTTAGAAAGAGTCAGGTAGAAAAGTTTGCCATGTCTCTCAGCCGTCCCAATCAGTCGGGTCTTCATAGTGTCATGAATAACACAATGATCATGGTAGAAAGTGAATATGCAAGTACCAGAATCAAGCAAGGAAGTGATAAAAGTAAATTGAGATGAAATTCTGGTACATATAAAACATCTTTGAGGGTAAGAGTTGGGGATAACACTATGGTGCTGAGATATGAAACTTTTGTAGAAGAACCCTTAGGCATTTTAACATAAGAAATAGATGAACTTGGGTAAGTGTCTTGAAACAAACCAAAATTGTAGCGTACATGGTGAGTAGCACCTGTATCAAGAATCCAAGAAAAATGAGAATTGGAAAGGGTTTTACTAGAGAAGTGAGACACTGATGGTTGAGCTAGTTGAGATGGATTGGATTGTTCAGAAACTTTCTGAGTCAACATACTCATGAGCTTTTGGCATTGAGCAAAGGTTGCCACAAGATTCTGCTCCACATTTTGGTTATTTCCAGTTACTGTTTCGTCTCCTTGGGCACCAGAAAAATTGGCAGAAGGTGTTTTTGCAGGTCCTAAAGCATTTCTGTTAAGGAATTTTCCATACAACTTGTGTCCTGGTGGGTAGCCATGCAGCCTGTAACACTTTGCCATAATGTGTCATGCAACTCCACAATGGTGGCAAATGGTTTTGGTTTGTGTGGCTAAACACTCCATGCAAATTGCCCTGAGTTGGAAGATGTAGATGGTGTTGTAGGCTTGTCGATTTCATTGTTAACAGAAGTGATCACTCGTTGCCTTTCTTCTTGAACAACAGAAGCAAAGGCTTTATTGATATTAGGAAAAAGGATCTTGCATCAAGATTTGTGATCTAACATTGCTATAGGACTCATTTAACCCAATTACGAATTCAAGAACTCAATCCTCATCTTGATATTCCTGAATAACCTTTATATCACCACAACTACAAACAGGTTATAGTCTAAACAGAATTTGAACCTTGATTTAAAGCTTGCATAGACCTCTTAGCTTCAAACACCCTAGGTGCATTCTTTTGGTGATATCTCTCTTGAAGTTCAGACCAAATTCTGGCTGCATTATCCAGATACATCACACTGTCTGCAATCTCACTCAAAACAGTGTGAAGAATCCATGAGATCACCAAACTATTACATCTGAGCCAAGCATCATATTCCTCATCATCAACATTTGGTTTTGGTAATCGTCCATCAATAATCTTTATCTTATTTCTAGCAGCAAGTGCCACCATCACTGATCTCCTCCAAGAACTATAATTCTCACAACCAGTCAAGATTTTTGGAACAAGACTTTCAACAGATTGATCTCCATTCGATATATAGTAAGGACTTCGAGGATCATATCACTAGATGATCGATTATTAGGTTCGAGAACAGAGAATTTGTTAGAATCATCAGGTGCATCTCCCTAGTTCCTTGTACTTCGAGTATGAGCTCCACCACGTGCCATCTCCAATGGCAAACAAGAGTATTAATGTATCATTGATTCTCTGAATATGGAATACAAATAGTGAGCCTATATATAGCTCAGCAATACCGTGTACAAAACCAGTAAAAAGAAGTTACAACAACTTCAACTAACTGTAACTAACTAATGACAACTGACACTTTCACTAACTACTAACTAATTAATACTTAAcactttcagtttttttttgcgATTTGCTCTTTTGTGTGGTGTTTATGAGCTGATTtgttctaaataaataaataatatattaattttaaaattatgaatttgttatattacttttaatattaaCGATATTTAAATGTCACTCGTGATACTCTTACTTTTAGTAAAGATTTTACGGCGTTATTAATAGTACCGTTGTGATGTCCTTAATTCTTGTAGTGATATATATACTATAGCTAGTCATCATAGATTCATTATTCATTCTTatcttttaataattaataagcaAACATGCTTAACATGTTTCAGCGTTATAATATATtagtcttatatatattttcaaagaGAGTTAATGTTTTACTATATTAGGGTTTTTAACAGAAAGCTACAATTTGTTTTACCAACACCAACTATGGATAAACGTACGTTTCTTAATTTTGACTGTTGAATAAAATTTACACGAAAAAAtgacaaatatataataaatactatgaaagaaaaatgaaaccgttataagaaaaatatatatatgtatgtatagtaTATAATAACAATGGGGGGTGACAATATTACCCCTTCTAAATAAttgtaagaataataataaaataaaaaaaataaaaaatgtaactGTAAATATTTAAGACTTACCATGTTTGATTTTGTTCCTCCCAAACATGAAAGAATTGTAGCACTATATTAAGTGTCAATGGGTAACATCATACGTACCCCAATTCTCTTCTCTATACCATTATTTTGCTTTGCTTTTCTAAAACCCATATCAATGGCAAGTTTGAACAAAGCTATGAAGGACCTATCTCTTGGTCTTAATCAAGACCACCTGGTATTATTTCTTTCTCTACCTACTATTTGCTTTAACTTTGTACTAATTGATAATTTAGTTATGCATGCTTAGTTCTAAAGATTATTATTTGTCTCTTCTTCAAGATTTGATTGAGGATTTTCTTCCTCTTTTATTAGTAAAATAAGAGAGATTTATGATCTCTCTTAGTTAGATCTATATGTTTAttgattatttattatattgtacGTGTCTCTTTCGAATAAATTATCAAGATCCCGTCTTGAATTAATATCTATTAGCTTCTTTCGAGTTCATTTATAGATTGTCTTTTAACGGTTTTTAGATTGTTGTTGTGAGATCTTACtttgtttaaatttaattcTCTTTTAAGCTTAACTATTTATATTTGTTTTGGCGGTTTTTATCGCCGCCatattttaagttttattaaagctaatttttgttgaatttattttaaaataacattattataatGGTTTTTTGTTACTTTCATCGCGAACAAATCTAGTAGTGTATTAAAAAGTCATTTTAAGCATTATTTATAACATTGTATTACTTTAGCGATTTATCCTTATTTTTAACAACAATGTAAAATCTTTTAGTGTATTAAAGGTAACTCTTTTTTAagcttattttttaattttatagttttcttattatctaattattatttattgttggTTATTATAAATTCAATTAcaaacaatatacatatataagagatagaatattattgaaaaattatttcaattttttaaaaattttacaagatatcttagacaataataaaaaaaatttagataGCAAAACAGATTCGGGTGCATCGATACATTCATTTTAATAAGTACATTATAGAAGcatctttaaatatatataaaaagaaaatgtaaaatatgtaaaataataaaaatctaatataCAAATACCttgcttttatttttaaacttatctACTAAAAAAACCTAAACAAAAAGCCCTTATTTCTTTTCCTTAAATTCTCCttccatattttttatttatttatttatttattattattattattattattattttgggtaAGGCTCCTTCCATTACTCTAAACCCAAAAACTTGGGCATGAAAATTCATACCTATCTCCATCTttcttttcaataaaaaaaattaaaaaaatatccatATTTATAATCAACAGTACATCCATTTCCCTCACACTCCATATATAATTTTCATACCCTAAATCCACATCACCTCTAAATAAGTATCTTATTTATAACACAatcaatattaagaaaattacacgTTATactcactttttattttttattttaattttaatttttttttattaccctTTAATTTATACCCATGTCATGTTCTCATTATGTGTATTAATGGCTttgattttaataaattatgagAGGTTATATTTAATACTTTACTTATAAAATAAcgtatttatcaattaaaattattttataattatatttagttaatatatgataaaaaaaatggtagttcTTAACTTATCCCCTCAATATTCGCGCTCTTTTTATTTGTTTCTCAATTATTGTATTGTCCCCTTGGTGATAATTTGCAACTAAAATgggccaaaaaaaataaaagaggaaattaatttttacactcttttaatattttatttttactaccTATTTTTATAGTTAATGtacttataatattattttttcaacccaaaataataatttaattttcagtCTCTAATGCTAATGCCCATTGTCATCTCCACTCTTTCGGCGTGGCTAGCCCCTACTAATCCCATTCACCGACAATTTTAGCTTGGTTTAtccttaaaatttcaaattaactATACACATATTCTTTTACTCTTTCTTCATACATATAAACACATTTAAATAACATTtagtatttatatacatataaatttttactttatttaatcaatttcaATATGAAAGAATTCATTAATGGTTTTAATTTGTTGGTTTTTTATGGTGGTGGAAGAATTGATAGAATGTATATAGAGGATGATATATCGGTTGTGGTATATGGGGAGAGATATTAGGCAATCTCCTTATAAAAGTGAGTATAAAATGCAATTAAAAAAAACGGGTATTATTCAAATTATCCCAAAATAAAATGCAATACAAGgccttattttataagtttggTCTTTTTGAAAGCAACATTCACAATTTGCtatttgaaaaagttatgatccAAATATTGAGTTCCAAAAATaatgatataaaaaaatatttcactttttaattcctgatatttttgttatttattttaaaatacctatttattcaaattcaatttgTGTAGGTTATGGAAGGATACGATTACTTAGCTAACATCATACTTTAATATGTTTTGTTAGAACTAAACATGTTTTGGGTagactaattttttttgaattggcATAattaaatactgtatttttttttaagaagggTACTATAGGTTGTTAGTTTAAAACAAAAGTAGACTATTTTGGTTATTTATACATTCTTGGTTGTTAGTGAGTAAATGCCATATTTTGATAATGTTTTAGTGTTTTTTTAATGGGATATTTTAAACTAAAAGAATATGTAACCTCTTAAAATGTATATTAACAGCTAATGCTTAGTTATTCTTTCTAGAAGCTCTATTTTTGTGAGATGTTTAAAAAAAGGTAGTATGTTTGCAAATTAGTGTAAATGATTTGGCTAGTTATGGGCCCATAGCCCATGTATACTCAGTTAGGCTCATATAAGTAAAGCCCATTAGTCTAAATAGGCAAAGCCCAATAGGAACACGGGGTGGGGTATAGAATATCCCGCCCATAAATGCATACATGTTTTAATATATTTCctaattatttttaaacattttttaataataaaagaaaaagaaaggaagCTTATTGAGTTGAGCCGGAGTGGTcggtattatataattatataattcttTAATAATACTAAACAATATTATTTGACTATTACATAATTtgtcttgaatttcgaaaaatttgcACAATCATGTAGCTGAAAaacacatatttttattttattatattattacgtTTACTTAATAGAAAagcaatttttatcttttttactttattttaaaattaaacttaaatttggcattgaattttatttattagttgtAACTAAAATACTCAAAATTAATTCTAGATGTATGTTTTTGTCTATTACAATTAGAAATAGTATTATGAAAGGGGTATTTTACCGGTAGAatggaaaaattaattaaaataaaaattattattattattattattgtttttaattttttgggtgcGACCATTTCAAAGCGAGCTTCTCGCAAAGCCCGAGCCAATCTCTATTCTcctggagagagagagagaaatgagtATGGCGATGGTAGATAACATTGTtggtcttcttcttctccttatGCTGATTCTGATTCTCATCTTGGTCTTCTTAATCACCTGTAAACCATGGCgtttcttcttttctccttctcgCACCATTAAGGTAAAAATCAATCAATCAATCAATCAATAATACTATGTACAAAACCTTCTGCTCTTGCTTGGTTTGGTTTCTCTGTTTTTCCCCAAATCTATCTCGGAGCTTTTTGCGTTTTCGATCCCGTTTCTGAATTCGTAGTGTTTCGTTCCTGGTGCAATGCGGATGTTTGGTTTCCTTCCGAGAAAGAGTGGCAGAATCTTACCATCGATTTCGACCTTAATCTGATTGCtctgtttgtttgtttatttacatAAATGAATTGTTTCTCTTCTTAGGGCTACCTAGTTTACTGATGCATTGCAATACTCTTTTCTTTTCCTCTGATTTTAGCTCTAAGTGTGTGTGACTTGTATTGAGGAAGTAATTGGAGTGTGATCGTCGTAATGCTCCGAAGCAATCGGGCTTGAAAACCAATTTaccttttttctctctctttttcatcTGTTGGTCTGAATTTGAGGGTGTAGAGTAAAGAGTTTGAAGAAGTTGTCTTATGGCGAACTCGGAAGTTGGTTGATGCTATAATATAGTGATTTTGTTTGCATTGGTGTTAGATTAGGGACCGAATATGATATCTGAAAAATAACTTGATAGAAAGTAATTATGAAGTTACTGTTCCATTCATGTCATCAACTTGTTTCCATGGTGGAGTAGGGGAAGTGATTTTGTGCAATAatactttagtagtttatttatctatctcatttttatttttttgaaagagtGATGTGAGAAGATGAAAATCAAGGTTAGGATTATTGGAAAGTAATGAACTTTTTCATGTATCACTCACTCTTCAAACTTTGACATATCTAGGTTGGAGATCTTGAGAGGCCCCTTGTCTCAGATGTTGCAGATCAGACACCAAATCCAAGTAACGAATTGCCAAGAGATTATGACCTAGAGGGAGCATGTTACCAGAACGAAGGACATTTCCGCTCTCCTCGAACATATGGACTTGTTCACAAGTCAAGGGTGACCACTACAGCTCCCAATTTGGTTCAAGGTATCGATGCTTGAAATAATGGTCAtgctaattttattttgattccttttcttcctttcttttttattcCAAACTAATATTTTGCTTGTCTCAGGTGATAGCTTGGTTCTAGATGTAATTTCTGACCATTCTGAAGATGTTTCGATTGGCCAGACTCTTAAACGTCCAATTTTGAAACATCAGTTGTTGGCTGAAAAGAGCCCTGTTAAAGAGAGTTTAGAGCATGAAATTTTTCCAGAACATGTCTCAAAGGATGTTACTGatcaaagtaattgacttctcTCTTTATTGCATTAGGATGTTAATGTTCTAATAATTTCAGCTGGTTGTTTGCCTGAAAATATGTGTAATATCTGTCTGTTTAATGTGCAGTTAGCTGCCTTATCCTGGAGGTCATTTCTGGCCCTTCTCGTGGATTACGCCACTCTGTACTTTCAACAAATTCAAAGAGGCTTCCTCTAACTCTTGGAAGAATTTCTCCAAGTGACATTCTGATAAGGGATTCAGAGGTGTCAGGGAAGCATGCAATGATAAACTGGAATTTGAATGTAAGGATTTTAATGACTGTATTGCTTGGACTTGCTTTTGTATTGCATCCACTATGGTGCACTAATTATTTCGTACTTGAACCATTGGCTTCAGGATTCGAGATGGGAACTGAGGGACATGGGTAGTCTTAATGGAACACTTTTGAATTCGGAACCAATTAATCATCCTGATATTGGAAGTAGACACTGGGGTGAACCAGTTGTGGTTGTAAGTGGAGACGTAATAACTCTTGGAACAGCTTCAAGAATATATGTAAGTCTACATACTTCTGTTGATTTTGGCATaacatattttctttttcataattttctttgaattcaGTTTAAAGTATCTTCTAACACAGTAGAATCTATAGAAAACACTGCATATATTTTCTGGTGCGGCTTATTGAATACTACTACGGTGTCCTTTTTTTCTCTTAAACAGTTGAACTGCAATTTCATACTTATGGTTGATCTCGTATTTGCAACTTTTAACCAATTTTAACATCTACCTCAGGTTCATATTAAGTCACAGAAGGAATGTGAGATCCCCTTTGGAGTTGGTGTGGCTGCAGATCCCATGGCTTTGCGTCGCGGAGGAAGGAAGTTTCCTATGGAAGATGTATGCTTTTATCACTGGCCTCTTCCTGGGATTAATCAGGTACTCAATTCTAGCGAGCTTTTCTTTTTCGTTGACAAATTTGCATTTCTCCAAAATATTTGATAGAAGCTTAACTTTGCAGTTTGGACTTTTTGGTATTTGTGATGGACATGGTGGAGCAGATGCTGCGAAATTTGCTAGCAAGTCAGTTTTATCTTCTCTTTACTTCCTTTCTGTTTTCCAAATTCTTTCATCTAATAGCCTATTGGTGAAGTTATAATAGTAGTGAGAAGTAGCCTCATTGTCCAGATAGCACATGTTTTTAGATGTGAAAAATTATGTCTTAGGATCAATGGTTAATGCATCATATATGTTGATGTACAGAAGCTGCTTTTCTTTCTCTGAACTCTGGAGTTTGTTTGTCTTTCTTTTCATATGCATcagtaaataatatatatactatttattTAGACTACTTAACAACATTCATTCCCATATAACTAGTTATATAGATGTTCCAGTTCTTGGTAGCTACTAgctagtgtgtgtgtgtgtatgtgttTTATCCTGTACAGCGTAGTGATATTTCTGTTATGCAGAGTGCTTCCTGAGACCATTGCAACTATTTTGTCTGACTCCCAAAAAAGGGAGAAGGTTTTATCACTGTGTGATGCTTCAGAAGTTCTTAGAGATGCATTTTTTCAGACAGAATCATCCATGGATTACCATTATGAGGTTTtctcctttcttttttttcttttttctttttggttcATCCtttgcatattattattattatttgaaactCTTGTTTTAGTGTGTACAAAATATATTGTTTTGAAAGAAAGTCTATGCCCCTATTAATGGGCTCAGCAAGCaggaaaatcagaaaaaaaatgtattcaTATATCCACTATCTTTTCAATAATTTTGGGCAGTGATATATGCGGTTAATGCTATAGTTTATGCTAATAAAACTAGTTTTACACAGGGTTGTACTGCAACAGTGCTTCTGGTATGGGCTGATGGTGCTGAAAATTTCTTTGCCCAATGTGCAAATGTGGGGGACTCAGCATGTGTTATTAAGTACGTATCAATGTTTCTCTTCTTTCGTCTTCCTTAACTAAATCTCCCtgtaaaattattattgtttaattatgtaTTAGATGTGATCCTTAACTTGCAAGATGAATAGATAGTTTTTCTTTCAAATAAGCCCTTTTACCAATTGtaattatatgtattgtaatttGTAATTTATATTGATATGTTTAATTGTAGTGATGCGGATGGGAAGCAGATTAAGATGACAGAAGACCATAGAGTAGTTAGTCCTACTGAAAGACTCAGGATGGAACAAAGAGGAGAGCCACTGAGAGATGGGGAAACGCGGTTATGCGGTACTTgaacttcattttttttgtttttaagctACCATCATCTTAAATATAGTAGTCACAATTTGCCTCTTCTTCAGGTTTGAATCTTGCTAGGATGCTTGGAGACAAGTTTCTTAAAGAGCAAGATGCTCGGTTCAGTTCGGAACCATTTGTAAGTAGAGCTGTGCGTATTGATCGAGCCAACGGGGCATTTGCGCTATTAGCAAGGTATTTGCTTTTGCTAAAtggtttgtttttgtttctaaatGTTTTTGTCATTATTTCATTTTGACACTCTTCTTTTGCAGTGATGGTCTGTGGGATGTCATTACCACCAAGAAAGCTTTTCAGCTGGTCCTTCAGGTACTTCCTCACTCTACTTTTCAATATGGTTTTTCTTTCTACAATTAAGAGAAACACTTACCCATTTTGGTCTTTTATCCGAACAGTTTAGGGAGCGATGCTGCTCGGTTATGGAGAGTTCTGCTGAGAAGATTGCTAATTTTTTATTGAATGAAGCAAGAACAATGCGAACAAAGGATAACACCTctgtattatttttagattttgagAACTGGAGCAGGACCTCATGTAAAGATGAACCTTAAAAATGTGGAAAGAAAGAGATAAAAGAGTAATACACAGTGAGATATCTTCTTAGAAGATATTGTTTAGTTTATGAACCGTTGTTAAAATTTAGATTAGGTAGCCCTCTCTTGCCTTGGAATTTGTTAGAGTTATGTGGCTTCCATTTCTGATAATCAATTTCAATAATACACCACCAGCCCCTTTCATTTTCTTGCCATCTTAAAAAAAAAGGCCTTTGTCTGAGATTCTTTTGGGTAATCTGTAtctgaatgaaaaagaaaatgttgggtttgagagaaagaaagagaccACACCTCTAAAGGATTTGATccaaatatttatatttctttGAAAAGTTCATGCTTGTCTTTCTCAATTCTCATCAAATCAATATTTTTGTCACCAACGAAGAACTTGGAATAACCTAAGAATAGGCAAATAAAATATAGATAAAGCGTCGTAATTACAccaatttgaataaaaaaaaaacgcaCCACTGAAAGAAACGTATAATCAGTCAAACCTTACTGGTTGagttagaaaaattataataGTATTAGTAGTTAGACTGATATTTGCAACATAACAAGTAGCAACTCAAAGATTAGTTCGACTTGCTAAAATATGCTAAAAAAGATTAGTTTACTAATGTAATCTGCATTGACCTAATTGGTTATGCTcactctacttttttttttaaaacaaaaaatgtcttaataattcatttaaaatatttttaaaaaatatgtatttatccTATaatatttgcggcataaatattataagtttttagttttatacacttaaatatgacatattttttttttcaacggATTTAATTCTTTAAGTTACATTTCTGTTACTTCCGTCACTACTTATCTGTTAAATCATATTCTAACATAGGGGTATTTGCACATAAATAgttgatattttaaattttatgcatTTATATACCACATGTTTTTTCTTTTAGCGGATTAAATACTTAAAGTTACGTTTACGATACTTTTGGCATTACTAGTtcattaaattctattaaaaTAGACTAAGTTGACACGTGTCAACATATTAATGGTCCACTCATATATtctcaataaaaaattattaaataattttaaaatttgttaaactgtaaagaaaacattaaaaaaaatgtatttttttgttaagtatttttcaataaaaaacttATTAAATAATGTTGACTCAAAAATTTAGACAGAGATTTCCAAGCTACACTCACTCGCTAGATTGGCGAGAATGAAATATTTGTTAAGTATAAATAAAGAGAGACACAATAATTTATAGTAATTCACACCCTATATCGCGATAGTAATGAAGCTACGTCTACTTCGAGTTTTAATTTCTCACGAGATAGTATTAAAGAAAAATGGCTAAGTGTTTTAGCTctaatttctagagagagatGTTCTGACCTTTTGGGTAGTTTTCTGAATGTGAAAAATAAGCTAGAGGAGCTCTcattttacaaatgaaggaggttcttgaaaattaaaaaaaaaaaaatcaaaatacgaAAAGATCTAAATTGGTTAATTTTGACCGTAGATGATGAGCTAACGGTCAAAATTAATTTCGAGTAAGCTGAAGCTTATTTCCATAACTCCCTTGGAGGTTTTGAGATTGATAACTTTAGAATTGTAATTGAAGTGTGAGACACGACTTGATAGAGTATTGAAGTAGCTTCGAAATGCAAGTAGTTAGACTGATATTTGCAACATAACAAGTTGCAACTCAAAAATTAGTTTGACTAGCTAAAATAGGCTAAGAAAGATTAGTTTACTAATGTAATCTGCATTGACCTAATTGGTTATGCtcactctaattttttttttttttaatgtcttAATAATTCATTTAAAATACTTTTAGAAAATATGTATTTATCCTATaatatttgcggcataaataaataagtttttAGTTTTATACACTTTTTTTAGTGCAAGTTTTATACAAttaaatatgacattttttttcaaCGGAtttgattctttaaattatatttgtgttatttcCGTCACTATTTTTCTGCTAAATTATGTTCTAACATAGGGGTATTTGCACATAAATACTTGATATTTTAGATATTATGCATTTATATACcacatattttttcttttagcgAATTAAATACCTAAAATTACGTTACGATACTTTCGGCATTACCAGTTCGTTAAATTCTATTAAAATATACTAAGTTGACACGTGTCGGCATATTAATGGTCCactcatatattttcaataaaaaattattatataattttaaaatttgttaaactgtaaagaaaacataaaaaaaaaatgtgtttttttgttaagtatttttcaataaaaaaatttattaaataatgttgAC is a genomic window of Cannabis sativa cultivar Pink pepper isolate KNU-18-1 chromosome 9, ASM2916894v1, whole genome shotgun sequence containing:
- the LOC115723145 gene encoding protein phosphatase 2C 70; amino-acid sequence: MSMAMVDNIVGLLLLLMLILILILVFLITCKPWRFFFSPSRTIKVGDLERPLVSDVADQTPNPSNELPRDYDLEGACYQNEGHFRSPRTYGLVHKSRVTTTAPNLVQGDSLVLDVISDHSEDVSIGQTLKRPILKHQLLAEKSPVKESLEHEIFPEHVSKDVTDQISCLILEVISGPSRGLRHSVLSTNSKRLPLTLGRISPSDILIRDSEVSGKHAMINWNLNDSRWELRDMGSLNGTLLNSEPINHPDIGSRHWGEPVVVVSGDVITLGTASRIYVHIKSQKECEIPFGVGVAADPMALRRGGRKFPMEDVCFYHWPLPGINQFGLFGICDGHGGADAAKFASKVLPETIATILSDSQKREKVLSLCDASEVLRDAFFQTESSMDYHYEGCTATVLLVWADGAENFFAQCANVGDSACVINDADGKQIKMTEDHRVVSPTERLRMEQRGEPLRDGETRLCGLNLARMLGDKFLKEQDARFSSEPFVSRAVRIDRANGAFALLASDGLWDVITTKKAFQLVLQFRERCCSVMESSAEKIANFLLNEARTMRTKDNTSVLFLDFENWSRTSCKDEP